Proteins from a genomic interval of Nostoc sp. 'Peltigera membranacea cyanobiont' N6:
- a CDS encoding DUF6717 family protein — MSNSLMIIFPYQYEDNWVFDDEAVGLKNEPFVCGVPGMIDILVKDIPDAKKKFKLIFSKNPFPKYQVKLIWIREEYGGNWYYWEEKDMNGWLCPALFRYFDAVPLEIYCKAEGLNKISNVEPI, encoded by the coding sequence ATGTCAAACTCTTTGATGATAATTTTTCCGTACCAATATGAAGATAACTGGGTATTTGATGATGAAGCTGTTGGGCTGAAGAATGAACCGTTTGTGTGTGGTGTTCCTGGTATGATCGATATCCTTGTCAAGGATATTCCTGATGCTAAGAAAAAATTCAAGCTCATATTTTCAAAGAATCCATTTCCAAAATATCAGGTGAAGTTAATTTGGATACGAGAAGAGTATGGTGGAAACTGGTATTACTGGGAAGAAAAAGATATGAATGGATGGCTATGTCCTGCTTTATTTAGGTATTTTGATGCAGTACCACTAGAAATTTATTGTAAAGCTGAGGGACTTAATAAGATATCAAATGTAGAACCCATTTGA
- a CDS encoding polymorphic toxin-type HINT domain-containing protein, which produces MGYDQFSRVTSVTDENLNTTKYTYDNLSQLTQVEQANQAKTKYTYNNLGLLTQTQDANQNITQYEYDDFYRLTATILPMDQQNQTVYDKFGQVSSQKDFNGDTINYTYDFIGRLQQKTFTDPRVATVSYTYDPVSSQLKTVTDGRGVTQYNYDDRDRLSKIIQPDQQFVNYGYDLLSNVTSLTTEAGTTSYGYDKLNRLDTVKDGTRLLADYDYDAVGNLIQTKLANGSVESRQYDTRLRLTQVTTKNVTGTIFSDFKYTLDAVGNRKKVEEYSGRSVDYTYDSLYRLTEEKITDATAGNRTLGYSYDLAGNRLSKTDSTEGLTTYSYDANNRLKDTTQGSVVTNFTYDNNGSLKQRANGSQTINYDWINDGENRLIGVTSSSATGISQQQYIYDAFGSRVASISDGVRTNYLAAPIWDLPQVLMEYDESGQITADYTHGIGLVRSRRDGREGFYHTDGLGSTRLITDNVGLITDRYTYDAFGGLLDQTGTFGNSFGFAGEQRDAATGLDYLRARYYDSSLGRFISKDEFPGYLNDPYSQHDYQYAHANPVRYTDPSGYFTLGDAMAAVTLAGQLATFSGIGFGAGYIAGAAANGASGEEILGMFGEWGAGFASGVSGGFLTDVYEYTTGNKIEPKHAMLYNAGNVTGIGVSFLTGMQAATWAKTAIGPLKWVAAVNTGLDVYGAGKATSNLYQSYQDNGKFEREDAWNLLAYVPFAGAILGSMKFFAANKAINSGTKGANNILKEGAENVGTQIKNCFVAGTEILTTEGIKNIEDIKVGDWVIADDPTTPGEIEARQVTDTFIRQTTALVDLYVDGEVISTTGEHPFWTPDKGWVEAKDLQVGSLLQTEDGRVIDVDRVEKREGEFKVYNFKVENWHTYFVSDLGVLVHNANCGSTDDMWDDLNEFNNPSYDPTPLTPGGRRLTQHSDLDSLNRHGFSEPYSDVDNIIDNPSRVTQQADGANVYIQTTQNNRYNLAIVNPQDNSIVTAMQGLTPKELRNLGTNYGFNPNP; this is translated from the coding sequence ATGGGTTATGACCAATTTAGCCGAGTCACTAGTGTTACAGATGAGAATTTAAATACCACTAAGTACACCTACGACAACCTGAGCCAACTGACTCAAGTTGAACAAGCTAATCAAGCTAAAACAAAATATACCTACAATAATCTCGGTCTTTTAACTCAGACTCAAGATGCAAATCAAAATATCACTCAGTATGAGTATGATGACTTTTATCGCTTAACGGCAACAATTCTGCCGATGGATCAGCAGAATCAAACTGTCTACGATAAATTTGGGCAAGTCAGTAGTCAAAAAGATTTCAATGGCGACACCATTAACTATACCTACGATTTCATAGGTCGCCTCCAACAAAAGACCTTCACAGACCCCAGAGTTGCAACAGTTTCCTACACTTACGATCCAGTTTCGTCGCAGTTGAAGACTGTAACCGATGGACGCGGTGTAACGCAGTATAACTATGACGATCGCGATCGCTTATCCAAAATTATTCAACCCGATCAACAATTTGTCAACTACGGCTATGACCTGTTAAGCAATGTTACATCTTTGACAACAGAAGCGGGAACCACTAGCTACGGTTACGACAAGCTGAATCGCTTGGATACTGTTAAAGATGGCACACGACTCTTAGCAGATTATGATTATGATGCTGTTGGCAACTTAATTCAAACTAAGTTGGCTAACGGTTCTGTTGAATCACGGCAATATGATACGCGCTTACGCTTAACCCAAGTGACAACGAAAAACGTCACAGGTACAATATTCTCTGACTTTAAATATACCCTTGATGCAGTCGGCAATCGTAAGAAAGTCGAAGAATATTCTGGTCGCAGTGTTGATTATACTTACGATTCGCTCTATCGCCTGACTGAAGAAAAAATTACTGATGCCACAGCAGGAAACCGCACTCTTGGCTACTCTTATGACTTAGCAGGTAATCGTTTAAGCAAAACTGATTCCACAGAAGGTTTAACTACTTACAGCTATGATGCCAATAATCGACTCAAGGATACAACCCAAGGTAGCGTAGTTACAAACTTTACTTACGATAATAACGGCTCACTTAAACAACGTGCCAATGGTAGCCAGACAATTAATTATGATTGGATCAATGATGGGGAAAATCGTCTGATTGGGGTGACTAGTTCTTCTGCAACTGGTATTTCCCAACAGCAGTATATCTACGATGCCTTTGGTAGCCGAGTTGCCAGTATATCTGATGGAGTAAGAACTAATTACTTAGCTGCACCGATTTGGGATTTGCCCCAAGTGTTGATGGAATATGACGAGTCTGGACAAATTACCGCAGATTACACTCATGGTATTGGTTTAGTCAGGTCACGTCGAGATGGTCGAGAAGGTTTTTATCACACTGATGGGCTAGGCTCGACTAGGCTAATCACTGATAATGTTGGTTTGATTACCGACCGCTACACCTATGATGCCTTTGGTGGATTATTAGACCAGACAGGAACTTTCGGCAATTCCTTCGGGTTTGCGGGTGAACAACGGGATGCTGCAACGGGGTTAGATTATCTACGGGCGAGGTATTATGACTCCAGTTTAGGACGCTTTATCTCCAAGGATGAGTTTCCTGGATACTTAAACGACCCCTACAGTCAGCATGATTACCAATATGCTCACGCAAATCCGGTCAGATATACCGACCCCAGTGGGTATTTCACTTTGGGAGATGCAATGGCTGCTGTTACCCTTGCAGGGCAATTAGCTACATTTAGCGGCATTGGTTTTGGGGCAGGTTACATTGCTGGTGCTGCGGCTAATGGTGCAAGTGGTGAAGAAATTCTGGGTATGTTTGGTGAATGGGGGGCAGGTTTTGCCAGTGGTGTATCTGGTGGTTTCTTAACTGATGTTTATGAATATACCACTGGTAATAAGATTGAACCAAAACACGCCATGCTCTACAACGCTGGTAATGTTACCGGGATTGGCGTGTCATTTTTGACAGGTATGCAAGCGGCTACCTGGGCAAAGACTGCAATTGGCCCCCTCAAGTGGGTAGCAGCAGTGAATACTGGGCTTGATGTATATGGTGCAGGTAAAGCCACTTCTAACCTTTACCAGAGCTATCAAGATAACGGGAAATTTGAACGAGAGGATGCTTGGAATCTGTTAGCCTATGTGCCCTTTGCTGGGGCAATCTTAGGTAGCATGAAGTTTTTTGCTGCTAATAAAGCCATCAATAGTGGCACTAAAGGTGCAAATAACATCCTCAAAGAGGGCGCTGAAAATGTAGGAACCCAAATTAAGAATTGCTTTGTTGCTGGCACAGAAATTCTCACCACTGAGGGTATCAAGAATATTGAGGATATTAAGGTTGGCGATTGGGTGATTGCTGATGACCCCACTACACCAGGGGAGATTGAAGCGCGGCAGGTAACAGACACGTTTATACGTCAAACGACTGCACTGGTTGATTTGTATGTTGATGGGGAAGTGATTTCTACTACTGGGGAACATCCCTTCTGGACACCTGATAAAGGTTGGGTGGAAGCCAAAGACCTACAAGTGGGGTCATTGCTTCAAACAGAAGATGGCAGAGTTATTGATGTTGACAGGGTTGAGAAGCGAGAAGGCGAGTTTAAGGTTTATAACTTTAAGGTTGAGAACTGGCACACTTACTTTGTTTCAGATTTGGGAGTTTTAGTTCATAATGCAAATTGTGGCTCTACTGATGATATGTGGGATGACCTCAATGAATTCAATAACCCTTCATATGATCCAACCCCTTTAACGCCAGGTGGACGAAGACTTACACAACATAGTGATTTAGATAGTCTAAACAGACATGGATTTTCAGAACCTTACTCTGATGTGGATAATATAATTGATAATCCCTCTCGCGTGACTCAGCAAGCTGATGGCGCAAATGTATATATTCAAACCACACAGAATAATAGGTATAATCTAGCTATTGTTAATCCGCAAGATAATTCCATTGTTACAGCTATGCAAGGTTTAACACCAAAAGAGCTAAGGAATCTTGGCACTAACTATGGGTTTAATCCAAACCCTTAA
- a CDS encoding ERF family protein, giving the protein MQELIKALIKAKAEFNPIQKDGTNPHYKRKYATLDAVLDAVTPALGKYGLVIIQTTEIFESKTVLRTHVFHESGESITSTYPLPEISDSQKFGAALTYARRYAVCAILSVTADEDNDAESVTTPQKPEQPQNNIRPRKDNLQYRVQQPKQAVTAPSISPKDLRVKEVRTLLNYPLDLVKEWLHSRNVTSPSELGSLQIDELVKTMCLAWAGNKFGHPDHAVSSYQRHVIDAVARGVDETRAITDWMEGALAQLPELN; this is encoded by the coding sequence ATGCAAGAATTAATCAAAGCTTTAATCAAAGCAAAGGCAGAGTTTAATCCCATTCAAAAAGACGGTACTAATCCTCACTACAAGCGCAAATATGCAACACTAGATGCTGTGTTAGATGCTGTCACTCCTGCGCTTGGTAAATATGGATTGGTAATAATTCAAACTACCGAAATCTTTGAAAGTAAAACCGTCCTGCGGACTCATGTTTTTCATGAATCTGGAGAGAGTATCACCAGCACTTATCCTCTACCTGAAATTAGTGACTCTCAAAAGTTTGGCGCAGCATTAACTTATGCACGACGATATGCAGTTTGTGCAATTTTATCGGTGACTGCTGATGAAGATAATGATGCTGAAAGCGTAACTACTCCTCAAAAGCCTGAGCAACCACAGAATAACATTAGACCCCGCAAAGACAATCTACAGTATAGAGTCCAGCAACCAAAGCAAGCTGTAACTGCACCATCAATCAGTCCAAAAGATTTGCGAGTCAAAGAAGTTCGCACACTTTTAAATTATCCACTCGATTTAGTCAAAGAGTGGCTGCATTCTCGAAATGTGACTAGTCCGAGTGAGCTTGGTTCTCTCCAAATTGATGAGCTAGTGAAAACTATGTGTTTGGCTTGGGCTGGTAATAAGTTTGGACATCCTGATCATGCTGTTAGTTCTTATCAGAGACACGTAATTGATGCTGTGGCACGAGGAGTAGATGAAACAAGAGCAATCACCGACTGGATGGAAGGAGCGCTTGCACAATTACCAGAACTGAATTGA
- a CDS encoding TetR/AcrR family transcriptional regulator: MNKPAKNLPGRPRNLQSHQAILQASLELLSEVGYERTSIDAIAVRAGVSKPTIYRRYKGKEELIASAIESFREEVIIPDTGRLWDDIDALIENAAQITLSPLGRQTVAMIISSASTSPQFAQIYWTKCLQPRRQAFAVVIERAKVRKEVHADLDPGLVFDTMSGIMLYAQIFQPQTEPWQVYVRRAIHLLIK; this comes from the coding sequence ATGAATAAACCCGCGAAAAATCTGCCAGGACGACCTCGTAACCTTCAATCTCATCAAGCCATTCTGCAAGCAAGCTTGGAACTACTATCAGAAGTTGGATATGAACGTACAAGTATTGATGCAATTGCAGTCCGTGCAGGAGTTAGTAAACCCACTATTTACCGACGCTACAAAGGTAAAGAAGAACTGATTGCATCGGCAATAGAAAGTTTTAGAGAAGAAGTTATTATCCCTGACACTGGTCGTCTTTGGGATGATATTGATGCTCTGATTGAGAATGCTGCGCAAATTACGCTTAGTCCTTTGGGACGGCAGACTGTTGCCATGATTATCAGTAGTGCCTCAACTAGTCCTCAATTTGCTCAAATTTATTGGACAAAATGTCTGCAACCTCGACGGCAAGCTTTTGCTGTTGTAATTGAACGAGCAAAAGTCAGAAAAGAAGTTCACGCAGATTTAGATCCTGGTTTAGTTTTTGATACTATGAGTGGAATTATGCTTTATGCACAAATTTTTCAACCTCAGACTGAGCCTTGGCAAGTATATGTTCGTCGTGCAATACATCTTTTAATCAAGTAG
- a CDS encoding alpha/beta fold hydrolase, whose amino-acid sequence MESKWISHNGVRLFSESVGTPDDPPILLIMGAMASAVWWAEDFCCRLAALGRYVIRYDHRDTGRSTSYEPGRIYYSVEDLADDAFCVLDGYGIQSAHLVGISLGGFLAQLMTLKRPQRVKSLTLIASEPLAQTEPTIPGIDSSVLEYHAKASELDWANREAVIEYQIGAWRLISGSAHAFDESAIRELAGADFDRTPNLKTTFNHALLQGGEKWFNRLHEIAVPTLVIHGTEDCVLPYAHSLALQAEIQDAVLLPLPGTGHELHRNDWFVILEAIEKHTVSQQETA is encoded by the coding sequence ATGGAAAGTAAATGGATTAGTCATAACGGAGTTCGCCTTTTCTCCGAATCTGTCGGTACTCCAGATGATCCACCAATTTTATTAATTATGGGAGCGATGGCTTCAGCCGTGTGGTGGGCGGAAGACTTCTGCTGCCGATTAGCTGCTCTGGGGCGCTATGTAATTCGCTACGATCACCGAGATACAGGACGCTCAACAAGTTACGAGCCAGGTCGCATTTACTATTCTGTTGAGGATCTAGCGGATGATGCTTTTTGTGTTCTCGATGGCTATGGGATTCAGAGTGCCCATTTAGTAGGGATATCGCTAGGAGGATTCCTAGCTCAACTCATGACACTCAAGCGTCCTCAACGGGTCAAAAGTCTGACCTTAATCGCCTCGGAACCCTTGGCCCAGACTGAGCCGACCATACCAGGGATCGATTCATCTGTCCTGGAATACCATGCAAAAGCCAGTGAACTGGATTGGGCAAACCGTGAGGCAGTGATTGAGTACCAAATTGGTGCGTGGCGATTGATTTCCGGTTCAGCCCATGCGTTTGATGAATCAGCTATCCGCGAATTAGCTGGGGCTGACTTTGATCGTACTCCCAATCTCAAGACGACCTTTAATCATGCCTTGCTTCAAGGTGGAGAAAAATGGTTTAACCGCCTCCACGAAATCGCTGTACCAACTCTGGTCATTCATGGCACAGAAGATTGTGTGTTGCCCTATGCCCATAGCTTGGCATTACAAGCAGAAATCCAAGATGCTGTATTACTACCATTGCCAGGAACGGGACACGAACTACATCGCAATGACTGGTTTGTTATTCTTGAAGCGATAGAAAAGCACACTGTATCACAGCAAGAAACAGCCTAA
- a CDS encoding GNAT family N-acetyltransferase, giving the protein MQLHQFDNIQEFWHCTQTYLLQHQVENNVLLSILHTLLHNPERYLGKPYLAIVQTSGEILAVAIRTPPQKLILSKAQNIDALRLIAQDLCLEQLPGSMGLATEAEIFSQTWQALTGQFYQRSVVMKIYQLTAVQTISTDQGYLRLATQGDRSLLIEWLSAFLSEIDEAVSEDVEHLVDNRLKQQNTYFWIDSTPVSVASGKQLLPTIGRINLAYTPPEYRRKGYATACVTALSQKLLDQGCRYCLLIADLANPTANHIYQVIGYRPLSDWHEYLFTSKE; this is encoded by the coding sequence ATGCAACTACATCAATTCGACAACATTCAGGAATTCTGGCACTGCACTCAGACTTACTTACTCCAGCATCAGGTAGAAAATAATGTTTTGCTCAGTATTTTGCATACCTTGTTGCATAACCCAGAACGTTACCTGGGTAAGCCTTATTTAGCAATCGTCCAAACAAGTGGCGAGATTCTGGCTGTTGCTATCCGCACCCCACCCCAAAAATTGATCCTATCCAAAGCCCAGAATATTGATGCTCTGCGGTTGATTGCTCAAGATTTATGTCTTGAGCAACTGCCAGGAAGCATGGGACTGGCAACTGAAGCAGAAATATTCTCGCAGACTTGGCAAGCGCTGACAGGACAGTTCTATCAACGGTCGGTGGTAATGAAAATTTACCAATTAACAGCAGTGCAAACAATCTCAACGGACCAAGGATATCTCAGACTGGCAACCCAAGGCGATCGCTCTCTTTTGATCGAGTGGCTTTCTGCATTTTTATCTGAAATAGATGAGGCAGTGAGCGAAGATGTCGAACACCTTGTAGATAATCGGTTGAAACAGCAGAATACTTATTTTTGGATTGATAGCACTCCAGTTTCAGTTGCATCTGGTAAACAATTGTTACCTACAATTGGTCGGATCAATTTAGCTTATACACCACCAGAATATCGTCGTAAAGGATATGCCACTGCCTGTGTTACAGCATTAAGCCAAAAACTGCTAGACCAGGGATGCCGTTATTGTTTGCTCATAGCAGATTTAGCCAATCCCACAGCTAATCATATTTATCAAGTGATTGGCTATCGCCCCCTAAGCGATTGGCACGAATACTTATTCACCTCAAAGGAGTAA
- a CDS encoding zeta toxin family protein yields MPNVYIIGGANGSGKTTAALQILPYFLQVFEYVNADEIAAGLSPFNPESVAIQAGRLMIERLKTLVNAKTDFAFETTLAARNFARFLRECKKQGYVINLIYFWLQSPELAIARVRRRVESGGHNIPEDAIYRRYQRGRKNLVELYLPLCERWIVYDNSNPTLQIIAERPLNQEPIIYQPQLWNQITTNTYE; encoded by the coding sequence ATGCCTAATGTATACATTATTGGTGGTGCAAATGGTTCTGGTAAAACTACCGCAGCACTGCAAATTCTCCCTTACTTCCTCCAGGTATTTGAATATGTCAACGCCGATGAAATAGCAGCCGGACTTTCTCCTTTTAACCCGGAATCTGTAGCCATTCAAGCTGGGCGATTAATGATAGAAAGACTAAAAACTCTGGTGAATGCTAAAACCGATTTTGCATTTGAAACAACCTTAGCTGCTCGTAATTTCGCCCGATTTTTAAGAGAATGTAAAAAACAAGGTTATGTGATAAATTTAATTTACTTTTGGTTACAAAGCCCTGAATTAGCTATTGCACGAGTACGCAGACGGGTAGAAAGTGGTGGTCACAACATCCCTGAAGATGCTATTTACCGTCGCTATCAACGTGGAAGAAAAAACTTGGTTGAGTTATATTTACCCTTATGTGAGCGCTGGATTGTTTATGATAACTCTAATCCCACTTTGCAGATAATAGCTGAACGCCCTTTAAATCAAGAGCCGATAATTTATCAACCTCAACTATGGAACCAAATTACTACTAATACCTATGAATAA
- a CDS encoding NAD(P)-binding protein: MRINRLTYEPSIRIGIIGAGCAGLTAAEELHDLGYKNITIIDAKNRVGGKTYSIRYKDASLQTRGIYEGGTAWILPSPLYKKYRKRYGISPSLHVMPRVQIFDLGTGKRF; this comes from the coding sequence ATGCGAATTAATCGTTTAACCTATGAACCTTCAATCCGTATTGGTATAATTGGTGCTGGGTGCGCTGGTTTAACGGCTGCCGAAGAATTACATGATCTTGGATACAAAAATATCACCATCATAGATGCCAAAAATCGCGTAGGGGGGAAAACATATTCAATTAGGTACAAAGACGCAAGTCTTCAAACCCGTGGTATTTACGAGGGTGGAACTGCTTGGATATTACCAAGCCCCCTATATAAGAAATACAGAAAAAGGTATGGAATTTCTCCATCGCTTCATGTGATGCCACGGGTGCAAATATTTGACTTAGGGACTGGCAAACGTTTCTAG
- a CDS encoding RNA-guided endonuclease InsQ/TnpB family protein: MFNLTYEFKLKPTQSQIAIFEDWLEQCRRVYNYALCERKDWIKSRSCRINACSLHSEYIIPVDTPRPTYFNQSERLTQAKKKYPELSTVAAQVLQQTLKRLEKAFVAMWEHKHGFPRFKKPGKMRSFVFPQLGVNPIQKGKIKLPRIGWVKFYQSREIPDSGTVKQAHIVKRASGWYILLIVQWDVDVPQPIPHGEAIGIDVGLKSFIATSNGLTLKRPRFFVDAERKLKLLQKRVSKKRIGSNNWHKAQRKVAKRHEYVANCRKDWHRKLSHQICNNVGMVFVEDLNLVGLSRSMLGKHCLDAGFGQFFNILEQTCFKRGVYFQKVDSRKTSQTCPNCGTDTGKKELSERTHACSNCCYTADRDVAAAQVVLKRGLAAVGHTVKMLAEGKFIGIPLKQESSSL; encoded by the coding sequence GTGTTTAATCTGACCTACGAATTTAAACTGAAACCTACACAAAGCCAAATAGCAATATTTGAAGACTGGTTAGAACAATGTCGCCGTGTCTATAACTATGCGTTGTGTGAGCGTAAAGACTGGATTAAATCTCGTAGTTGTCGGATTAATGCTTGTTCATTGCATTCTGAGTACATAATTCCTGTCGATACACCACGTCCAACCTACTTTAACCAATCCGAGAGATTAACCCAAGCAAAAAAGAAATATCCTGAACTTAGTACAGTTGCAGCACAAGTTTTACAACAAACATTGAAGCGGCTTGAGAAAGCCTTTGTTGCAATGTGGGAACACAAACACGGATTTCCCAGATTTAAGAAACCTGGAAAAATGCGCTCTTTTGTGTTTCCACAGTTAGGGGTTAATCCAATCCAAAAGGGAAAAATAAAACTGCCGAGAATTGGCTGGGTTAAATTTTATCAATCACGAGAAATACCTGATAGTGGTACAGTAAAACAAGCTCATATTGTTAAACGTGCTTCTGGTTGGTATATACTGCTCATTGTGCAGTGGGATGTAGATGTACCACAACCAATCCCGCACGGTGAAGCAATAGGAATTGATGTTGGCTTAAAAAGTTTCATTGCTACTTCTAACGGGCTAACACTCAAACGTCCGAGGTTTTTTGTAGATGCAGAACGCAAGCTGAAATTGCTGCAAAAGCGTGTCTCTAAAAAACGTATAGGCTCGAATAATTGGCATAAAGCACAAAGAAAAGTTGCAAAACGACATGAGTACGTTGCTAACTGCCGTAAAGATTGGCATAGAAAACTGTCTCATCAAATCTGCAATAATGTTGGAATGGTGTTTGTTGAGGATTTGAATCTAGTGGGATTATCACGCTCAATGCTAGGCAAACACTGTTTAGATGCTGGGTTTGGACAATTTTTCAACATTCTGGAACAGACTTGTTTTAAGCGTGGTGTCTATTTTCAGAAAGTAGACAGTCGTAAAACTAGCCAAACTTGCCCTAATTGTGGAACCGATACAGGCAAGAAAGAGCTTTCAGAACGTACTCATGCTTGTTCAAATTGCTGCTATACCGCAGACAGAGACGTAGCAGCCGCACAAGTAGTTTTAAAGAGAGGACTTGCAGCCGTAGGGCATACGGTCAAGATGCTTGCTGAGGGTAAATTCATTGGAATCCCTTTGAAGCAAGAATCCTCGTCTCTTTAG
- a CDS encoding helix-turn-helix domain-containing protein codes for MNLMQVTLSVDLPGLGTRIREIRESKGLSPTWVAAQAGMSVGNLYRIETEDAKSLPRETLRKLSDALGVNFDAEVKAALVQEIE; via the coding sequence ATGAACTTAATGCAAGTTACTTTGTCGGTTGATTTGCCTGGTCTAGGCACTCGGATTAGAGAGATTAGAGAGTCCAAGGGTCTATCCCCAACTTGGGTAGCAGCTCAAGCTGGTATGAGTGTTGGCAACCTCTATCGTATAGAAACAGAAGATGCAAAGTCTTTACCGCGTGAAACTTTGCGTAAGCTTTCTGATGCCCTTGGTGTAAATTTTGATGCCGAGGTTAAAGCTGCTTTAGTGCAAGAGATAGAATAA
- a CDS encoding cytochrome P450 — protein MTSFSTGRSLPLPPGRFGLPLIGESISYLQEPARFIGQRQKQHGAVFKTHLFGRPTIVLIGADATRFLFTNESQRFEMTNTTSFETLLGANSIGVKTGTAHQKLRKHLFKSFEPRALADYAKTMEQLTHRYLHKWEKMKTFTWYPELKKYTLDIACRLFIGVDNAANENLEKVYEAWSNGLLSIPIRFPLSKFARAVRAREQLLVQFDQLIVQRQKQPIAHRDVLGILLQAQDEEGNRLSIEDVKDNVLAMLVAGHETLTSALTSFCLLLAQHPQVWQTARLEQAKIGHAQLLTPECLKQMTYLELVLKEVLRMLPPVVRSGSRKVLKESEFAGYRIPQGWDVFYQIQETHQDENVYAQSQQFDPQRFAPESTQHRQKVGSYIPFGGGIRECLGKEFARLEMKLFAVLLIRDYEWEILPGQNLERLVLPFSRPRDGLKVKFWRREG, from the coding sequence ATGACTAGCTTTTCAACCGGGCGCTCACTCCCATTACCCCCTGGTCGCTTTGGCTTGCCGCTCATTGGCGAATCCATTAGTTATTTGCAAGAGCCAGCACGTTTTATTGGGCAGCGACAAAAGCAACATGGAGCAGTCTTCAAAACCCATCTATTTGGTCGCCCAACGATTGTCTTAATTGGGGCAGATGCCACACGTTTTCTATTCACTAATGAAAGTCAGCGATTTGAGATGACTAATACTACAAGTTTTGAGACGCTACTAGGAGCCAACTCAATTGGAGTCAAGACAGGTACTGCTCACCAAAAACTTCGTAAACACTTGTTCAAGTCCTTTGAGCCAAGAGCGTTAGCTGATTATGCCAAAACGATGGAACAGTTGACCCATCGTTATCTGCATAAATGGGAGAAGATGAAAACTTTCACTTGGTATCCTGAACTGAAAAAATACACACTTGATATTGCCTGTAGGTTGTTTATAGGTGTTGATAATGCCGCAAATGAGAACTTAGAAAAAGTTTACGAGGCTTGGAGTAATGGACTGTTATCTATTCCAATTCGATTTCCTCTAAGCAAGTTTGCTCGTGCAGTTCGTGCGCGAGAGCAGCTTCTTGTGCAATTTGATCAGTTAATTGTTCAACGTCAAAAACAACCTATTGCCCATCGAGATGTTTTAGGAATTCTATTACAAGCGCAAGATGAGGAAGGGAATCGTCTGAGTATTGAGGATGTGAAAGATAATGTGTTAGCAATGCTTGTTGCTGGACACGAAACTTTAACTTCAGCATTAACTTCCTTTTGTTTATTGTTAGCTCAACATCCACAGGTGTGGCAAACAGCACGTTTGGAACAAGCGAAAATTGGACACGCACAACTGCTGACACCAGAATGTCTTAAGCAAATGACCTATCTAGAGCTTGTGCTAAAGGAAGTTCTACGAATGCTGCCTCCAGTCGTTCGTAGCGGTTCGCGTAAAGTACTTAAGGAAAGTGAGTTTGCTGGATACCGTATCCCCCAAGGCTGGGACGTATTTTACCAAATTCAGGAAACTCATCAAGACGAGAATGTTTACGCTCAATCTCAACAATTTGATCCACAACGTTTTGCACCTGAATCCACCCAACATAGGCAAAAGGTCGGAAGCTATATTCCTTTTGGTGGTGGGATTCGAGAATGCTTAGGTAAAGAGTTTGCTCGACTAGAAATGAAACTGTTTGCCGTACTATTGATTCGTGACTATGAATGGGAAATACTTCCTGGACAAAATCTAGAACGTTTAGTACTACCATTTTCTCGTCCGAGGGATGGTTTGAAAGTCAAGTTTTGGAGGCGCGAAGGCTAA